One genomic region from Paramormyrops kingsleyae isolate MSU_618 chromosome 24, PKINGS_0.4, whole genome shotgun sequence encodes:
- the LOC111850626 gene encoding CCR4-NOT transcription complex subunit 6-like, producing MMRVCARAAGRPMRAGAVFVNEEAQGRHDACLCSYLCGESSGDTLNQKQRKYALVLANWYAFSVLTGMPKEKYDPPDPRRMYTIMSSEEAANGKKSYWAELEISGRVRSLSSALWSLTHLTALHISDNSLSRIPPDIAKLHNLVYLDLSSNKIRSLPAELGNMVSLRELLLNNNQLRVLPFELGKLFQLQTLGLKGNPLAQEIMSLYQEPDGTRRLLNYLLDNLAGTTKRISTEQPPPRSWIMLQEPDRTRPAALFSVMCYNVLCDKYATRQLYGYCPSWALNWEYRKKAIMQEILSCCADIISLQEVETEQYYNYFLVELKEHGYEGFFSPKSRARTMSESDRKHVDGCAIFFKTEKFVLVQKHTVEFNQLAMANSEGSEAMLNRVMTKDNIGVAVLLEIRKEMMEQTAGKLHGMEKQLLLVANAHMHWDPEYSDVKLVQTMMFLSEIKNIIDNTTRSLKLNSISGETNAIPLVLCADLNSLPDSGVVEYLSTGGVDSTHKDFKELRYVDSLTNFNCNGKKGTPNGRITHGFKLKSAYENGLMPYTNYTFDFKGVIDYIFYSQPLLNVLGVLGPVDPNWLENNVSGCPHSHIPSDHFSLFAQLELVLPYTPPVNGIHLQGRR from the exons ATGATGCGCGTTTGCGCTCGCGCTGCGGGCCGACCAATGAGGGCCGGCGCTGTCTTCGTAAACGAAGAGGCGCAGGGCCGCCATGATGCGTGTTTGTGCTCGTATCTGTGTGGAGAAAGCAGCGGAGACACATTGAACCAGAAACAAAGGAAATACGCACTCGTCCTCGCGAATTGGTATGCGTTTTCAG TGTTAACCGGAATGCCTAAGGAAAAATATGACCCGCCTGACCCTAGGCGGATGTACACGATAATGTCGAGTGAGGAGGCAGCCAATGGAAAGAAGTCGTACTGGGCCGAGCTTGAAATCAGCG GTAGAGTGCGCAGCCTGAGCTCTGCGCTCTGGTCCCTTACACATCTCACTGCCCTGCACATCAGTGACAACTCTCTGTCACGCATCCCACCTGACATTGCCAAACTCCATAACTTGGTATACTTGGACCTTTCATCCAACAAGATCAGGAGCCTGCCAGCTGAACTCGGCAACATGGTATCTCTCAG GGAACTGCTTTTAAATAACAACCAGTTGCGGGTTCTACCTTTCGAACTTGGGAAGCTGTTTCAGTTACAAACACTTGGCTTGAAAG GAAACCCACTTGCACAAGAAATCATGAGCCTCTATCAGGAACCAGATGGGACTCGTCGGTTACTAAACTACCTGCTGGATAACCTTGCTGGCACCACCAAACGCA TCTCCACAGAGCAGCCTCCGCCCAGGTCCTGGATCATGCTGCAGGAGCCGGACAGGACGCGCCCCGCAG CGCTGTTTTCTGTCATGTGCTACAACGTGCTCTGCGACAAGTACGCCACGCGTCAGCTTTACGGCTACTGCCCGTCGTGGGCGCTCAACTGGGAGTACAGGAAGAAGGCCATCATGCAGGAAATCCTGAGCTGCTGCGCTGACATCATCAGCCTGCAG GAAGTTGAAACGGAACAGTACTATAACTACTTTCTGGTAGAGCTGAAAGAGCACGGATACGAGGGCTTCTTCAGCCCGAAGTCCAGAGCCAGGACCATGTCCGAATCGGACCGTAAGCATGTGGATGGGTGTGCAATATTCTTCAAAACTGAAAA GTTTGTCTTGGTGCAGAAACATACTGTGGAGTTTAACCAGCTGGCCATGGCTAATTCGGAGGGTTCGGAAGCCATGCTGAACCGGGTTATGACCAAGGACAACATTGGGGTTGCGGTGCTGCTCGAGATTCGCAAGGAGATGATGGAGCAGACGG CTGGCAAACTGCATGGGATGGAGAAACAACTCCTCCTGGTGGCTAATGCTCACATGCACTGGGACCCGGAGTACTCCGACGTGAAGTTAGTCCAGACCATGATGTTCCTGTCGGAGATCAAGAACATCATTGACAACACCACGAGAAGCCTCAAGTTGAACTCCATCTCCGGTGAGACCAACGCCATCCCCCTCGTGTTGTGCGCTGACCTCAACTCATTGCCCGATTCTG GTGTGGTGGAGTACCTGAGCACGGGAGGGGTGGACAGCACGCACAAGGACTTCAAAGAGCTTCGCTACGTTGACAGCCTGACCAACTTCAACTGCAACGGAAAGAAGGGCACACCCAACGGCAGAATCACGCACGGCTTCAAGCTGAAGAGCGCCTACGAGAACGGCCTCATGCCTTACACCAACTACACCTTCGACTTCAAG GGTGTCATTGATTACATCTTCTACTCTCAGCCTCTGCTCAATGTGTTGGGAGTCTTGGGGCCAGTGGATCCAAACTGGCTTGAGAACAATGTCAGCGGTTGCCCACATTCTCATATCCCCTCTGATCACTTCTCCCTATTTGCACAGCTGGAGCTAGTTCTGCCCTATACGCCACCAGTCAATGGAATCCACCTGCAAGGCCGCAGGTAG